The sequence below is a genomic window from Humulus lupulus chromosome 3, drHumLupu1.1, whole genome shotgun sequence.
CTTTCTCCAAGCATTCTTCAGTTACCTGAGATCAAACAAAGATGCTACACATTAAGCATAAACAAAAGCTCCTTCTATATTTAGTAAATGATGTGAATGACATAAGAGTCTCACATATATGGGATTAGATTAACTAACATAATAATTGCCAAAACTATTGTATAAAAAATTTACCTGCACTAGGCGTTTAACAGGATCACTGACATCCCCACAAAAAAATGTCTTTGATGTGTCTCCATGATATCCCTAAcccaattttttaataaatatatacacACTATGTTAGAAAGAATAAAATATGATTGACAAAGGATATACATAAATAGAAACAAAATTGCTGAGACTTTGCTCTTCAGTACAAACATAAACGGGTCAAGAACTGTAAACAAGAAAGAGAAAATGATTGTATAGTTAATTATCTAAAGAGAAAAATGAATAATAAGCATAAGAACTATGATCCAAAAACTAAAATATAACTTAGATGCTTACATTTAGGTAAACCGTGACATCAATATTTATTATATCTCCATTCTGCAGAGAGGTGATTGCTAGTGAGTTACTGATTATGTATGTCACCCAAGAATCAAAAGGAAATAATAAGAAGTAAACCTGCAACTGCCGAGAATCAGGTATTCCATGACACATACACTCATTGACCGATGTACAAACACTCTTAGGGAATCCCCCATAACCAAGAGGTGAAGGATAAGCACCAGCCTCAATAATCATTTGGTGCACTGCTTTGTCAATTTCATTTGTTGTTACTGATGGCTTAAAAAGAAGAACAAAGAACCCCAATTACATATCATGTATCAACATTAAAATAGCATAATGACAATACACGTACATTTGGAAATAGTATCACGAATTCACGATCACATTAAAACAATCAATTTTACCGTTAGAACTGTACTCTGTCTGGACAAAGTTTTGACAAACATTTACAACTACCAAATGCAACGATTATTTCAAGGTAGGAAGAATCCCCATATCAGTGAGAATTGTGTACACTTTTCAAATTTAGACAACGATTTGCAAAGTTATGGACTTATTTTAGTTAAACTTCCATTCCTTAAAAAGTAAGATAATTCTCACAACATCATGAAACGGATACTAACTAGAACTCAAATTCCAAGGTTATAGACATTAAGAAACTAAAAAGAAAAGAATCCCATATACAAATGGAAGCTCGAAAGCTCAATTACCTTGACCAAAGTCCCGGCATAGTCCAAGACCCGAGCAGCAAGTTCGCCGGCGGCTCTCATGCGCGCAATGCCTTCAGCGTCATGAATTTGATGCTCCTTAGCAATCTCCGGCAACAGAGACGAACCCACGTAAGGAGGCTTGGGAATATGGTCCGGTACCGGGAGACGAGGCGAGACTCGTCCGCGTCTCAACGGAGGCATCCTCTTCACCTTTATCGGACCCCGAAGCTCTTTTTCTCTGCGCATTAAAATTCCAATGTTGGGTAACCAAAGTGATAATACTAAATGTAACCAAATTTGAAGTGAGATGGATAAGAAGTAGTTGAAACCTCGTGATTCTCATGGCTTCCTCCAACCCAGATATTCTCTTGGAAGAAATAACAAGTCTCTTGCAGGAGCGAGTGAGAGATGGGTGAGTACAGTGGAGCAACGACATGCCTGAGCAGACATTAGAGGAGAAGGGGAAGCCAAGGAAGGGAGATGAAAGTTCTCCATGGACGTTAGGGGAGAGTTGCAGAGATACGGCATGAGGCAGCGCGCCACTGAATCCCATCTCTCTCTTCTTGGGGTGAAGTACCACACCGGAGAGTAGCAGAGTTACAGAGAAGTAGAGAGGATAACGAGAAGAGAAGTAAGAGAGGTTTTAGAATGGCACGCTCATGGACTAGAGTGGGCTGGGCTCATCTTGTGGCCTAAAGATGGAGTTTTCTTAACTTTGCTTTAATAATTGGgtgatttttgtaaaatttagAACAATGCTTGTATTTTTCAAATAATATTCATTACATGAGTTATTAAATTAGATATATGGTTATGAGTGATTATTAGTAATGATATGTACGCACCAATATTTTATACACAATGACATGGCATGTTTTTTTTGACATAGTAGATCTCATCATAAATAAAtgtgattagttataaaaatatatcatgttattgatttcagtagaaaataaaattatttgatTGGTTACAAGGACAaagtatgataaaaaaaaaagttcatttGAGCAATTACAAATATGATAAAAAGATGACTCAAATAAGCAACTCCCTcatcacatagtcataaacacGGAGAACCATCAAAATATGAAAGTGGTAAACACTATTATTAAACACATAGATTAAGCAACACTAAAACACAAGATGGAAACACTGAAATTAACACATAACAAGTAAAACAAGTTAAGCCCTAGAAGCAGCTCTCGCCACCATTAGCGAACAAATCTCAAGCCCACCTCTCATGCTACACACTAAAGAGAAATTAAAGTAAATGACTCAAAACAATGCCATCAAGAAACTaatgtcattatttattaaattgtaGATAAACAACTATTTTACATTATTAATTACCTAAATTGTCATTTtctataaattttatttatttatttaggagcgtatgactttaatatagtggtatatgtatattagtttatattttaaagttatattgattttttaagtttttatagGTTGTTAGTATATTATTTTCTAACTAGTACATATATTTTTTGtagtatgatatatatatatatatatattttaatgatatttagtttctatcttattaaaaataatggtagtatataattttgtatcacggtatatacattttaatagtagtatataattttgttggcataatatatacatattttagtaatgattttgtaagttttgttggtatattatttttcaactcaataTATGTATTTAGTGGTATGGTATattattcaacaacccataaaaaaacgaaaaaattaaaataactttaaaataaaaactaatatacatataccataatattaaaatatttagaataaaatagtaagttGCTAAAGggaatatttgacaatatgtaatattaaaaaagtggttaggctattttactaaaaaattaaaaacattgaCATTTACTTACCTTCACACACCATTAAAAGTCATTTTGCACCATGCCCTTACACTAAACGTCACCACCATGACCCACAAGAACCAACACCACTAAGCCATCAAAATTGAGAGGTCTCTTGGCCAAAACCTAGCTAACATACAAGTATACACACCCTCGGCAATCTTGGTGAGAGAAAAGATGAAAAATTCTTATGAGTGTTTAAAATTTTGATACaatttatgtatatgtatatattattggCCAATTTTCAGATACACCCCCCAAAAAGGAGTGCCCCGGTGTACCCCTTCTGTGTTTCCGGATCTTGATAATTTTTTGTACAatttattttatgattatgtatattgtagttatttaaagcattctgcaaatttttaggaaattctgaataatttatagtatcaAGAGTCGAAATTTGTTGCACACGTGATTGTATTATTATGTACGTGAAAAGTAACATTTTTTACTTTGGTTTTCGACacagtaaattattcaaaatttcttaaaaatttgcagatgctctaaCTGTCTACAATatatacagtcataaaaaaattgcACTGAAAATCATCTAGGTATAAAAAACATAAAGGGGTACACCAATGCACCCCTTATTGAGGGTGTACTCGAGAAACCCTTATATTATTATTCTTATTTTAAAAACTTATCATAATCATTGataatttatcataaaataattgttaaatataTGTAACTAGCCAAAGAATTTGTGGAAACTATTGATAGGTTATAAAATTGGTTTGTTTCACCCAAAAACTaacttgatgatgtggcaaggaatCCGAACACGTGGCGATTCAAACGATGGCCTAGTCAGCAAGAGTCTCATCGACCCTCGACCAAGAAACAAGAAAAGATTCAAGGAGTCGTTTTTTCACTGATTCAGACTCACTCGAATGCTCTTCAAATAATTGTTCACTAGGTGCATACACGACTAGGGCTGGTAAGATAATACACAAATAATGCTTAGAGTTAGTCAAAACTAGATATTTTTAAATCTTGTATTATTTTATCAATATTTATCATGTAAATCGTGTAAGGCCCACAACCCATTTATGTAcattcctaagcctataaatagaggtctTCGTGAATCATTGTTTTTTACGATATAATTCTTTAATCTCTAAAGAATTTACTATTAACGTGCTTTTATACACAGAACCTTGTATTCACTCAAACTCACGAAACTCATTTGATCTTATTCATCTGATCGAGGGTTTGGGTTTTCTGTAAATTAAAGTATCGAAGTGGATGTAAGTTATTACCATtatggggttgaaccactataaaaacttTGGTGTCATTTATTATTCTAGTTTAGTTCTTACTTTTAACGTCATTTATTTGATTTAGTGTCGCTAGCCAAATAATTGTTCACTAGGTGCATACACGACTAGGGCTGGTCAGATAATACACAAATAATGCTTAGAGTTAgtcaaaactagatatttattagatattttcaAATCTTGTATTATTTTATCAATATTTATCATGTAAATCGTGTAAGGCCCACAACCCATTTATGTAcattcctaagcctataaatagaggtctTCGTGAATCATTGTTTTTTACGATATAATTCTTTAATCTCTAAAGAATTTACTATTAACGTGCTTTTATACACAGAACCTTGTATTCACTCAAACTCACGAAACTCATTTGATCTTATTCATCTGATCGAGGGTTTGGGTTTTCTGTAAATTAAAGTATCGAAGTGGATGTAAGTTATTACCATtatggggttgaaccactataaaaacttTGGTGTCATTTATTATTCTAGTTTAGTTCTTACTTTTAACGTCATTTATTTGATTTAGTGTCGCTAGCCAAAtctgtggtcaacattttggtgttttcattgagagttgaactcaagaacacTGACAGATAGTTACTAATCATCAACCATGCCTCCTAAGAAGTCTCAAAGCCAACTGGCAGGCCAAACGTCTAAGGGTCCGCAGGACCTACCTCCACCTCCTCCCCTAGGAGTTAGAAGTTATTGAAGAAGAACCTCAggtgaagctagaagaagaaAGCGAGGAGATGGATGTTGAAACCGTGTGAGAAGCATTGGGAATGTTGCAAGATTAGTTAGCCACTTTGAATGCTAACCAGGAGAATGTAGCTGAGACAATTATCATGCAGCAAATGGAGATTGACAGGCAACAGCGAGAGCTAAATGATAGGCAGGCTGAAATGGACTGTCGATAGAGGGATGCCACTGTTGCCCTTAAAGCTGATATACAGCTGGCTCAGGTATTTCGACCTGTGCAGAATCTCCAACATCTTGAGCCACCTCAAAATCCCCCACCACCTCAAAATCCGCAGCGCCCGAAACAACATCGAGTTTCTCAAAATGAAAACCAACCACAAAAATCTGGTAGACAAAATGAGCAGCATCCACCCCAACGTCCTGGTTGACATAGTGAGCAGCTACCAAGGAAAAACAGGGATGAGCAACATCCCCAAAGCCCAAGACGTCTGGGAGGTGATGCATCACTAGTCTTATAAAACCCTACACATGTGACGCATCGCCTGCATAGTGGCGATGCTTCGCCTGGGTGCAGGCGACACGTCGCCTGGGCCGTCCATACGTGTCCGTACAGTGATgtatttttggctccaaaatttaaAGCGAATGctttaatctcattggttgagcctcatgagggttcctatactatttaaaggggtcaCTTGAGTCTTTGGAGAATTGATCActtacttctctctctctctctagctctcaagattactagtcttctccaagatctttatcaagaaagcttgacttgtatgaagattcaagccttgtgaatcccaatctcattccaaggtagtagcttcaagaaatctCAAGGAGGAGGCCGGGAATAGAGATTTTTTGACAACAAATCTTTATTTGTGTTAAGCCTTGGTTCCATTTTGTTTTTCACATGAAATCACAGAATTGTGATTTTATGTATCAAGATTCTTCAACACCAAAGGTCAATTCTATCACTTGTTTATTTGTGTTATTCCCACATTAGATTATAGATTATTCTCGTTTATTCTCTTGAGTTGTAATATACAAAACTTGGTTTATATAGCCTAGGCCCCAACAATCAAAAATATCTAACCCCAAATCTAAGTTTTGTATCAAAGATTGTCTCTCTATAAGGTTTATCCACTAGCCAAGACTATGGAAGAAAGCTCATCAATCTCagccctcaagttcatgtctcaagatctagtgaGACTAGATCGATTCGATGGCTCAAACTTTGTCTgatggcaagacaagatcaagttcctCCTCACAACATTGAAGGTTCACTACATCCTTGACAAAGATGACTTTGGATGCTCCAAAGgatgatgatactcaagaagtggTCAAGGAAAGGAATAAAATGGAAGAAGATGAGCTTATTTGTAGATGCCATTGTTGGGAATTCCTTATAcaatatcttatttattttcatgtaaatcatatgttaaacaaattaatataagaaaacctagaacatgtttctataattgaatttaaatatagataatgataagaacacttacattatatacagcggaatgaataagtcattcctttagtttctctaacatttgtatcctttctatcgtaGGGAATcactaagaaactgaaccgatcttcaaatttcttcacagccttccacagtatccttagaatcacctagactagagtcgaaaaatctcaacatatgagatagatacaaaaataagaagaaaatagaatattgaggcttagaaaatgacttatgttgtagagagagtctaaaaccataaagtatcaaaactagatcttctgatcatttGTTCATCTaatcatctgttttcaactctcacttagcattcattttataggctcaattaggtcacatatttaattaaaaaataataaaataatatataatatcagccattaggtcgaaagcccatgaaatttcccatataATTATAagtctgttggacttaaaataaatgccagtattattttctattgattaaataattatttaaatcatttataaaattagttatttgggatttgaacctttatttaaacttatttattaatttagactccaatttgtcttaattaacaaatctgccctaaaatctcttttcttctctaaattgcataactctgtgaaactatctaaaattgacctggtcaactttgataattctaattgaaaattaaatcaattaattgagactatctagatgattttatccaaggtactgtggggacaatgggtctatgaaatcaagctccaataagttatcataaatttaacaaataaatttactaacttattaattcctcgtgacttcactaaagactgagaattgcactcttaaattcatagaacactatgttgacccttgttttggtcaactgacacagagtcaaaaagcttgatgtggatagatgtgttggaatgaatataatgacaaaaacagtaaaggacacaagaaattatagtggttcggccccaagaactagtaataacctacgtccacttaagttattattgatgtgagatctcaaaggggtgatcaaagaactagggttctcctagtttcacaaacctgagagagataaatagtacaatcgtaatacaatagctctgATTCTCTCGTAAATATGTAACTTTAATtaagcaaaagccaaaagtccctcccttgagctatctttctctatttataggctcaaggaggattacatgaatttgttacagatattctctcctaattactcggataatcaggaatcattggagataatctcATAATTGATTATGATCTCTACAAGATTATCTTGAAATATCTGGAATGTATGACCATGCTGGTCGTGATAAAAACTCAGCTGCCGCGCTTgtaatgtcttactggtcgatactctaacagaactcttCCAGGCGTTAACCACGTGTTCAAAAATCGCCtaccacgtcatccgtgcctgttttttggataacacactctataagcaatatagatacattattaattatccattgttacaaccataattatcactcaatcctctatagacggtctacaatgagatgggactaaaatactgttttacccctcattgtattttatccttaaaacaattagttccttgtaaatgatatttcagtaaactaatattaattactgaaatgatatCTCTATCATTTACCACCTCGAACAAaattaaaaggaaaccatcgttttacttcttcctcagaagctatagatgttcatatctataattaacactcccactcaattatactatcgagttcccaagatgtaagtatgggctagtccgtagggtaagctggtaacgaacaagtcaaagaactcaaataatacaatcggtcagaatactaaccactcagaattgagattgaattgacctatggtcaactatatgatatgactagaatagataataacggtatgtttacttatcctatctactgtcaatatcggtccagtccgatgttacaaatacatttgatcttatctactttgctaatgttctggatagaacataacactacaatgtgtaagtagattatatcatagattggcaagtcagtgtaaatcctgtgaacttactaatcttaggactaacttattttttaacatataataatatttatattccactgtgattacgtcactataaatatgattagctatatgctcgggatttaatagaagtttatattaaataaataataatgaaaatgaaaCATGTgatcaaagtgattgaccaagtcaaaaatgatttctattcttttattgataataaaatgagattacaaagaaatttggttttaattGGGGCATAAAACCCTTacaaactctcacttgcactaattgaaactaatgccataattctactaatctcatttccttgatatgcttatcaaatgtagcttctggtagtgtctttgtaaacgaatccgcaagattgtcttcagatgcaatcttcataaccatcacatctcccctggccacatattctcgaattatgtgatactttctttctatatgcttactcctcttgtgactttgaggttcttctgagttggctatcgctcttgcgttgtcacaaaacaacacaagtggtttatccatatctagaataacaccaagatctgaataaaacttctttagccagactattccTTAGCTTCTTCAGGCGCatctatgtactcaacctccatggtggaatctgagatcacaaactgctttacgcttctccatatcatagctccacccctaagagtaaacaccattcagaagtagacttc
It includes:
- the LOC133822765 gene encoding methionine aminopeptidase 1B, chloroplastic — its product is MGFSGALPHAVSLQLSPNVHGELSSPFLGFPFSSNVCSGMSLLHCTHPSLTRSCKRLVISSKRISGLEEAMRITREKELRGPIKVKRMPPLRRGRVSPRLPVPDHIPKPPYVGSSLLPEIAKEHQIHDAEGIARMRAAGELAARVLDYAGTLVKPSVTTNEIDKAVHQMIIEAGAYPSPLGYGGFPKSVCTSVNECMCHGIPDSRQLQNGDIINIDVTVYLNGYHGDTSKTFFCGDVSDPVKRLVQVTEECLEKGIAVCKDGATYKKIGKRISEHAEKYGYGVVERFVGHGVGTVFHSEPLIMHNRNEGTGCMVEGQTFTIEPILTMGSTECVTWPDNWTTVTADGSPAAQFEHTILITRTGAEILTKY